The window tttttttttttttttttttttttttactggagtAAAACACTTACACAATGATATCTTCACATTTTTCGGATCACATGTCACACAGTAAGCTCCATACCCAGCCACAGAGCCAAAGGTAAGACCAGCAGCTAAAGAGATTTTActacctgcaagaaaacattcAAATGTTATTTCTCCATACAATGTCTTGAAGCTCAGGCTGTACACAGTAACTCTCGACACAGCATtatccaaatattttaaaaacagagctgCTTCTGCCACTGTGCAGCCAACTCACCCTGTGCAAATAGAGAGGCAATATTTATGTAACCCTTCTTACTCATTCTCTTGCATAGCAATGAAGAAGAAACTCagctttttaaattaacttGACATCTTCCTACAGTGCTATTATAAAACTGGTTCATAAAGTTTAGAGTTTCAGTAATATACTTTGGTTTCCGAATATGCATTTTACGTGACACCACACGATAAGTGTAGAATCAGCAGAGCTGGCAATATCTGGGTTAATCTGATCCCAAAATGATTATAAAGGAAGAATCTAGAACCCCAGATGTCATATAGCTCCCAGTCCTGTTATATTGAATGTTATTAATCAAGAAtctacaagaaaacagaaatcattaccaagaaaaaaatcacatttaccACAAGGACTGACCAACTagtaaaaagagaagagaacaaGTGAATGGGATATTCAGTGAGCGCAGATGGGAgcgaggaaaagaaaaaacaaaacaaaacaaaacaaaacaaagacacaaGTGTTTTCAAAAAGTCAAGATATAAAACAATGTCTCTAGGACCAAAGCATGCACTAATTTTGCAGGGAAACAGTGATCCTGAATCCTAAGAATCATGACGGATACCACCAGCTGGGTACCAGCTCCTGGTGCAATGCCATGGTGAACAAGAGTGATGTGCTGCTGGGGCATGCTCTTTGCGGGACAGCTAACAGGCAGCAAGCCTGGAGCTCAGGCTGCCTGTCCTCAGTACCACTGCGACCTCTGCTGGGATGCTGTGCTCAGCTCAGGAAGGACGCCGCTAGCTGGACCAGTTCATAGAAAGCACTACAAAAAGGACTTGAACACAGGAAATGTGCACATGATAATCTAAAGCCTACATGTTTACCTTAGAATGAAAATTAACATCGTTAAAAATTCAAGACATAATTAACCACCAGATcagaataagtaaataaaaggtTTTCTCCCTGGTGTGCATCTGGAAATCTCAAAATCAATCCAGGATGattttcctctgaagaaaacaaattttaatcAACGATAATCTACTATGTTTAAGACAGAAATgattaaaggaaatgaaaaggcCCAAAATATACCGAGTGTCAAAAATAACATGACAGCAGCTTTTAGCCCTGCAAACAAACTCATTAGttagataaacagaaaaaagtgACCATTTAAGCTGACCCAAGCAAATTCCATGAGATTCAGTTAATTTATAGCAGTGCAGGCTGGATTTAAGATACAGATGTGTTCACTACAGGAAACGTTTCATGCCTTTcaccatttctttttcataaagtGTATCAGAGAAGAAACTCAGACTGCCAAATCTCAATGTACCAGTATTTACCTTTACAAGTATATGAATTTACCTTTGCGAGTATATCCTACAACACCTCCAACAGCCAGCAGTGCAGCATATGCAAATCCAATCCAGTCAATAGCCATGGTCCCAACCCTGGAGGAAAAACATATTGAAACTGAAGACAAACAAGTTCCTTCCTCCTAGTAAAATAATCATTATTTAAAGTATTCTAAGTAACACTACACTCTTATAAGTTGTGTTTGATTATTGTGTTACTACTGtgtcaaaacatttaaaggaTGAAGGTGTGTCTGTTAGCTGTTGTATTATCTTTGCACAAACTGATGCTCTTCCTTACAGCTCAGTATAACATATACAGTTAGGTATAACATATTTCTATCAGGCCGTTccaggacaaaaataaaacaaaacaaaaaacatattcaaGCAATAAGCTTGACACTACCCCAAGTGTCAGATTTGTTACGCATGTGCTGCATGGTTGATCTGGACATAGATGTGCTGAGTGCACAGCTTAGTGCTCTCTCAACCAGGATGCACATAGCGTACTCCAAGCGTACTCACAGGCCCTACAACACCAGCATGAAGTGGGAAGTTTTCGGAGCCTTCCCAAAGTTTCCAGACAGTTCACACAGGCTGTTTAGGggatgttttatatatatatatgtgtgtgtgtgtgtgcgtgcatgcatgcatgtatgcgtatgtatgtataaatatatatacatacacatatacgaAAGCATTATCCTATCTATGTctttttttataccttttagattATGACACCTGGTCTGAAGCTGGGCTTCTGTTCTCCAGAAGCACGTTTAAGTCCCTGTACCACTGACTCCTTTGGTTCCTAAATCaaagaattattaaggttggaaaagacctccaagatcatctgatccaaccatccccctatgACCAGcgtcacccactaagccatgtccctaagcaccacatccaacctttccttgaacacccccagtgacagtgactccaccacctccctgggcaacccgtcccagtgcctgcctgctcttcctgagcagaaatgtctcctcatttcccacctaaacctcccctggtgcaacttgaggccattccctctagtcctatcactggttacctgtgaggagcccccagctccccacaccttcctctcaggtagttgtagagagcaatgaggtctcccctcagcctcctcttccccagactaaacaaccccacctCCCTCAGCTGCACCTCACAGCACTAAAGCCCTGAGGGGCAGTGTCTGGCAGGTGCTgaagcagccccacagccctcactgtgctgctgcccggcccctgcccagctccccagcccGGGGACAGGTCCCTGCAGGAGCCCTGGTGGAAGGGAGCCATCCCACCTTGGTTGTGTGGAGCACCTCACAGGACCTGCAGTAGCTCTAAGAAATAACCCTTTTTCACAGGTGGCACTTAAACCGACCTTCGAACGCCTGAAAAACGTGATGTGTCACGCACAGCACCCACGGGAAGGCCCCACCgctcccttccttctcccacaTCAATCTCAGtgcacccttccttccacccgcGGCACCGTGTCTGGTGTTAAGACGGCAGCAGGAAAACGCACACACTCGTCACTTCATGCCAAGCTTTTAATATCAAAACAAGCAACTCAGAACGAGCCCTATATTGTCCATAACCCCCCGGGGAAGGAAGACGCAGGGCTGCACCAGGACCCGACCAGAGCCTGGCTTCCACCCACCCCCTTGCTGCCCCCTCGCTCCCCGttcccccagcccccggccctgcccggctccccgctgcagccctgcccggcGCCGGGCCTCGgcctccccagccccaagcTCCGAGCTCCcgctggcggcggcggctcccgcGGCGGCCCCGGTGCCGCTGCGGGCAGCGAGGAGCCGCCTGCGTGGCAGCCCCCGGCcgcagcagggaggcagcggAGCCCCCCCTCGCCGCCCGCTCGCCCCCCGGCCGCTCTCCCCGTACCTCGTCCCGCCGCCCTCCGCCCTccctccgctccgctccgcctTCCCCGCTGCCGGCGGGCGGCGTGAGGCGCTGCGGGGTGCCCCTGGCTCCCTCCTCGCTGCCCCTTCCCCGGTTTGTGCCCCTCGGCGGGGCCGAGGAGGAGCGAGGAGGAGCGAAGGGGCTGGAGGGCGCCTGCCGCCATCATGGCGGCGGGACCCGGCTGCGCTATGGCGCGGCCATGAAGGGGAGCGGTGTTTTGGGGGAGTTTGGCCGAAACGGGGAGGAAAAACGAAATGTGGGGACAAAACTGGGGTGGCACGGAGGGCAACGGGGCTCTGCGCCCCTCAGCGGCAGCCCACGGCTCTGCGAGGGTCGTCTGCTGCTTGGTGGAAGTCCTCGACCTGCAGCGAGAAGGATCTGGGCTTTAATTTGGGATTTTAAGTCTGAAACCCCCCTCAGAGCCACCCTGCGACCCAGCACGGAGgctggtccctgctgtgcccgcAGCCCTTCACACAGGGTTGTTCTTCCCTGTGTTAATTGCCCAAGCCAGCCCCGGTCCCTGGCCTGCATCCTTACAAGCGGAGGGCTGTCTGCATGCAGACACGCAGGCAGGatgctgattttgtttgtttgtccaGGGAAAGCGGCAGACCTAAACCCCGAGACTCTGATGCTACACATGTAGCTCATTTATGAAGCCGTTTGACGTGGTTATTCTAGCGGATTCCCTCCTCATCTGCTGGCCTTGTTTGTTGGAGCTGTTCCACTATGGGCTATTTTAGTGCGTTTTTTTCTCATCCCCCTCAATATTCCTTTAGCTTTCTCTCAAACAAGCTGTTCTCGACCGGTGCGGGACATGTCCTTCAGCTCAGGGGTGCCTGTCTGACATTCCCCACACTTCCCATTGTTCCTGCGAGCAGGCCGAACGTAAGCATGGCCGCAGGGGGAGACGCACAACGCCATGTAATCGGACTTGGATACCTGCCTTCTTCAGGGGTCATTTCAGAATCCCTGCCAAaaccttgtttttcctttagatgTCTTTGCTTAAAGGTGTGGGAGTTTTCCGCTCCAAAGAGTTCGCTGGAAAGTGAATCAGTACTCTCATTAGGGTTAACGTACTTTATTTCCACTACTAACgttccatttgttttttctgttagcGTTTAATTGTTGGGACACAAACCCACTCCATGCGAGCTGTCCAAGTCTGTCTGCTCAGTGGAAAACAGAACCGTTCTCCTTATCTCACAAGTGTCtgtgggaaggaagaggaaaggtaCAGCGACATTGGAAAACAAGCACAGGACACTTGAGGGCAGGACGGCTCCAAAATGCAAACCAAAAGAGGATTTGTGAAGCTGAGGCCCAGATAGCTTGGATTTCCTTATGATGTATTCTGAGACTTGCGGCTCTTGAAGAgcacagcaaaataaacagtGGATTAAACTGAGTAAAATCATATAGTTCTGTCTGAGGTGGCTCCAAAGAGGAACAAATTCAGTGTCTCTTGGCACCTACAGGATAATGACCAGTTGTGGTTACTGATTCAATGACACTCCTCACTGATGACTGGATAGCCCAGAAGTCTGGGCTAAATTTGAATTCTCATAATTACACTCTGCTTGTTATGTTCTCCTACACTTTCAATTATGAAACATATTTGGTATTGTTTTCCCTAAGCTGTTACTTAAACTACTGTCTGTTGTGAAACCATTCCCTCTCCTGGGGGAGGTTTTTAGTGGGAGGAGAATTCATTCAATTAGTTTGTTGGTAACATGGCAAATCATACCCCGCGGTCCTAACAGCGAGGTATAACAGAGCTTGCAGCAAAGCTAGTGTTAATGTTGCTTAGCACTTTCTATTCTCATTTTCAGTTGTTCCTAACTGCCAGTTTGAGCTGAAATTTCCCCTGTTGGGTGTCTACTTCCAGCTGCTTTATTTTAGCTTGTTTTGGTTATTTTGTCTTATGTTatgatttgtttgctttgtttttggaGAGTTCCATTTACAAGAGCTGAGCCAACTACAAGGATGAATTTAGGGGAGAATACACGTTTTTGTCCATTATAAACAGAACTGTTTCATTGAACAGTTTCTAGCATCTCTCTGGTTTGGAAaagcagctttcattttttgctttaatttcagGGATATGCTTTTCATCTTCATGAAAATGAGACCTGAAGAGAGAAAGGGATAAATATATTGACAGGAAGCTTCTCAATATTTTACAGGCAGTGCCCAGAAGTTTCCATCTGTATTGATAATATGATGCCTTTTTTAGGCCCATCTGCATTCATGTCCAAATGTATATACTCTCTCCAGAGAAAGGCTGCACTTCTGTCTTGATTTACAAGTGTTTTGTATAAAACAAGAAGAGTAGAAGGGCTTGGGATGCAATGTAACAGCTCATCTCCTTCTCCTTGAACGTTTTTGCTTGGCTACCTGTTGTTAGGGTACTGGCAGAAAGGATCACACACAAGACCCATCTCCTGCTATAAGCTGCTTATAGCTTTTGCTGGTCTTCCTATATGAACACTGAAGACTGTAAGTAGGGTTTAATGCTAACTGGCTGATGTAGTCGCCAAGcctctttccatcatatttgaaaagtcctggcagtcaggtgaagtccctggtgactggaaaaaaaggggaatatcactcccatttttagaAAGGGTAGAAAAGAGGATCAGGGGAACTAACGACTGGTAAGCCTCACGTCTGTGCCCAGAAAGATCATGGAAAAgttcctcctggaagcaatgtcaaggcacatgtgagacaaggaggtgatccaagacagccagcatggcttcaccaagggcaaatcatgcctgaaaaatctggtggccttctgtgatggggtgactgcatcagttgacaaggaaAGACTGATCGATGTCATCTACCTGCGCTTCCATAAGGCCTTTAACATAgacccacatgacatcctgatctccagATTGGAGAGGGATGGATTTGgtgggtggaccattcagtggataaggaattggcttgaaggccgtacccagagagtggtggtcaatggctccatgtccaggtggaggctggtggcgagtggtgtccctcaggggccTGTCCTGGGATcggtactgtttaatatcttcatcaatgacatagacagtgggatcaagtggaGCTGGTGCTCTAATTTAGAGGCTCGCTGCCAAAAGGGCCTCTTAGTTTCTGATTCTCCTTTCCAGTCCCTTATTTTGTTCAATAAAGGTACATGTCCACGTGGACCCTGCAGGCTGACAATATCCAGCAGGATTTTATGGTGACAGCTCCAGAGTTATTGGGTTCTTGCTGCCTTTAGTACCGGAGGGATTAAGGAGGACAAAATGGAAGAATGTGATTGTGATATGCAGGGATTTGACAGAGCATGTgtaaaaaaaatggtttctgcCCACCAAGCATGGTCAAAGGGCTGTAGCAGGGGTTAAGAGTGAGTGATCCAGCTGCCTTGGGTTCTCATCGGCACAGAGGTTTGCTTTTCCCGACTGAGTTTTCAAAAGCTGATAGAATGTGTCTCCTGAAGAAATGGGGATTTTTCCCTTCAGTGCCTCGGGAATCCTGGATTTAAATAAACCCAGATTAGGACCACTAGCTGTGCTGGGCTTCTGTCCCACATTTCCCATCTTTCTTAATAGATATGTGGATTTAAGGGTCGTTCAGGAAGTCGGAGTGAAACCCCACGGGATTTCAGACTCATTTGAAGCGGCTTGTTTGTCATTGTGTGTTGTTTGTAGCTGGCTGAAAGCAACTCGTGAAGATGAAAGTTTcttgggagggaggagggaaatgTGTGCGTGCGTGTGCTCTCAGACCCCTCTGGCAGTATTTGTGGTCCTGTGGTAGAAATCAGGTCTCTGATGCCTCTCAGCACTGTGTGCTTGGTACAGGAGGGGCTGTTTGCAGCTTCACACACTGAGAGACAAATTTGCCAGACAACAGCTTGCCTGAGCCCACAGGCACAGGATCACTCACCCTTCCCAAATTCTAGCAGGAGCACCAAGGCATATTTAAAACTGTATATGCCTCACGGCAGCTTCTTTGAGCTGCAAAATAGCCTGAAGGTAGGAAAGTTTTAGGATGAAAATTCGTATCTGCATTCCCTGTCCTTACTCTTTCCTAGACATCAGTTGATGGACACTGTTCGAGCTCTATCTTTGCTCAAGTCCACTATAGACAATTTAGTGGTCTTTTGAACAGGTATACCCAAATCATAGACATCCTTCAGATCATTCTAAcaccaaaacagaaaggaaaggaaaacacatctCTCCCAAAGGGAAGAGCTCTACGAGATCCTGGCCTTTAATGGGTGCACAAACAGTGGCTCGAGCTGTGATTTCACAATAACTGAGGTTATTTCAGTTGCTGGCTTCCACATTCTCGGTCCCTCCCATGAACCAGCTTTGGCACTCAGTGAACTCTGTGCCAAGTAATTATGATAAATCATCAGGAAACTGGAAAAGGGCATCGCTTACTGCTGACATTTCTGCTCTGTCATTGCAGTCGTGGAGAGCCGATGGTTCCTGGGATCCTTGCTTATGCATGGAAGAGGGGAGTGAAAGGCTGACAGACTGTCCTGCCCAAACCCACGTGCCATGCTCTCAGGGGGTACACAGGAGGGGGGCACTCTGCAGCAAGAGTTTCAATTTGGAGAGGGTGGCTATGGTCAGGATTTACAAAATGAAGGCAGTGGGTAGGGTGAATGCACATTGTTATTCTCCAAGTTCTGCAGCACTAGAATTAGGGGCACTTATTGAAACCAATAGCAGATTGCTTTAGGAAAGACTGAAGGAAATACTTTTTATGTGGCAGGTTGTTAACTTGAGGAATTTACTGCTAGCAGAGGTTTTTGGGAGCAGGTAGGTcagcagactgaaaaagaagctgaattaAATGGACTACAGGTTCATAAAGAGATACTCAAGGAACGAGTAGGGATGTGCTCTCTAGCATCACTAATGCAGTGGTTGTGGATGCTGGAGGAGAACAAGGGACATGCATAAAGTGGGCAGGCTTGCATGGTCTTTTTTAGTAGCATCTCCTGTAACTGGAGGAATGATACTGGTGATAGCTGGACCTTGGTCTGACCCATCAGGGCATCCCTCGTGTTCTGTACAGGGCCCTAACATTGTGTTCAGAGGCATATGAGCAAAAAGTGTGATGTTGGTAGGAGACttagtatttcattttgttttcaaacgTAACATCTCAGGGTTCTCTTACCTCGGTGAAACCTGATGTTTAGACCACCACCACTGCCTTGTACCCTGTTGAGGAACAAGTAGTTTTAGGACAACCCACGTGCTATTAGCACTTAGAAGGGGCCCCTTGAACTAAACTGTAGCCCTCCTGATGTTGCCTTACTCTCTTGGGATCCTCCTGCTCTGTCTGCACTGAACTTGATAAAGTTGTCCCAGGAAAGATGTCTTAAGCTGTCAAAGAATTTTCCCCTAGGATACCCGTGCGTTTTGGATATATTATTTGGGAGTCCTCTACTGGAAAAGATCTAGTGCAGCTGAAGGAGAGAGAGTGCCAGATTAGACACATTTCTAGGCATGAATCCCAACCTTTATTTTTATGAgtatttcttctgcctttaGCTAATCACGTTAGCATGGGGAGTATTGCTTACACAAGTACTACTGAGAAAAAGTGGTGAGCAGCCGTGGGCCCTCAAAGCAATGTTCTTGTTCCTCTGCTTTCCCAGTGAGATTCTGACCCTGTTTCCTCTTCAGAGATCATTAGAGCTGGGACATCCAGGAAGGAGGACCACCCACTGCTCAGCAGCCTCCAGGAACAATTTCCAACCCGTTTGCTAGACCTATCAGgagtaatatttttaacagttcaagcattttcctcctcctcccaaagCTCGTCCCACACTTAGCTACACCAGGGTCTATTAGGCAGCCCTATATTTCATGCTTGATTGGGTGCGGAGCCAGATCTTTGGTCTCTGCTGAGGATTTTTTAGCTTCTCCTCCAGTGCGGATGAGCCAGAAGCCTTCCTCAGCCATGTGGTGAAGGAGTCCCTGGTGGGTGTAAGGCTGGTATCTCATGGTGCTTCTCATCAGGCAGCGTGGGCTGGGATACGTCTCCTGCCAAGCCAGGCCTGGAGAAGCACAGCTTAGGGTGACCTTGGGGATCTTGCCTTATAAAAGCGGTAATCTAatttgagaaaaagagaaaaaagctgtCTTCATCTTTGTGGGGCTAATACCCGAGGGAGCACCATTGTGGGTGCAAAGGGAGGATTATAAACATCAGACAGTAGAAGGGGTTTACATATCTGCTTTTATGAGCAATTGTTCAAgtatggaaaaaatgaagtaattttcATTTGTACACCTAAAAGGAGAAGCCAAGTTAAGACATTTGTATAAATCAGCCCCAAAATATGGATATATGGGAAAAATTATGCCAACAATACTGTGACTTAAACTCCAGATTTCAAGCCAGACATCTATGAAGGAAGAAATATTCCATGGACAAATATTGTATTCCTGCCATCTTTCTGACCACAGAGTTACACTCGTTATGGCAAAGCTGTAATTACAGCATTGTGAATATAACATTGCAGACAATGGCTTGTCAGTATTTTTCCACTATAAACCCCCGTGTGAGGTTTGTAATTTCGTGAAATGCAATTATCTTTGGCTGGGATACCCAGCTATAATCTCAGCcaagaaattgatttttttgggggttgTTGTTTCCTTTACCGAGTTGTTCAAAATTTGTTGTTCAATAAGAGTTGGAGCCTTCCTGGTTAGGCAACATCCATACTGCAAGGATGCACAGAGGTTTTGCTGTCGCTGCTGGTGCTTCCATGCTGTGCTGTATTCGGGGCCGTCCACACTTTGGACCAAACTGTCTGTGCTTGCATTGGCGCAGTCTGGGAAAATCAGGACAGCAGGGTTATAGCAAATTAGTACTGACTAGCATATCCAGGCATGCACAGCAAAACAGGCTTTGGGGAATACTGGGGTATGTTATTACAGCTATGGAAGGAAGGAGAATTGGCCAGGCCAATTaaatgggtacaactgaaaagATTTGTcgtcttacagaaaaaaaggaagttctgaattatgtaaaataaaaaaaaaaaaaaaaaaaaaaaaaaaaaaaaaagaggttataTGATTACTGAAACTCTGCAGCATGGAAAAACCACTCACACTGCTAGGTtctgatttttcaatttttcagcaGGACTTAACTAAGGCTGGCTCTCATCTCTGTCGGATTGTGGTAACTGAGCCCCAAGTCCAGCCCGGTTTATTCTTTTCACAGATAGCTCAAAGGGAAAACAAGGTGGCAACACTGAGTGCTGACTGAAGTGTAATGACATGTTTAAGAATTACGAAAGCTCACCATGTAGCATCAGTGTGTAAACACACGGGAAATAGGTGAGAAATAACCAGATGTGTAATGCCTGacttcaaaataattattttgaggCAAATATTGCATGCAGATCTCATCTTACGAGATCTCATCTGTGCTTAGAGGTGAATCACTGAACATGAATTTGTTCTTTATCTGAATTTATTCGGTATCAGTGCTCTGGAAGAAAACATAagcccccccttccctcctgttAAGAGTTTTCACACTTTTATACTTCCTTTCAGACTGACTCCAGCTTTGTGTCAAGTCTCTCTGTAAATCCCTGATGACTGTTTCATCTGGCTGATGGTTATCTTCTGTAACATGATCAGTTTGGGCAGATGCTGACCAGGCAGTTTGGTGTGTGCAGTCCACACACTTTGGACACATCTTTATCGTCACAGTTGTCATTGCATTGGCTATTGGCAAAGGGGGACTGTGCATCCCTACTGGGTCCATAGCGAAGTCCATAGCCATCCTCGGGAGGTACAGCAAGGGACAAGGCCAAGCAGCTGGCTCCAGCCACACAAGTGATGCTGCTCAAACCAGAAAGGGCTTTGATATTCATCCCACATGGCTGGAGGTAATAAGTGGACAAGCAAATCTATTTCCAGACCCCATTCAGGCTCCAGCATCCCAAAATGAAATTAACGTTTGCTTTACTAAATGTCATTTGAACACCTAATACGATTCTCAATAAAGGGATCATCAATGAGACAGAAGCAGCAAATTGGATCATTGGAAAAACTCAGTAGAGCAGCCATCTGGGCCCGGTGCTTTACTGGATGGTGAAGAATTTACATTTCACGCTCCCACAGTTTACATTTTCCGAGGTAATACAGACATTTGGATCACTTTATTTTTTGGACGTTTTACATAAAATGAAGAGCTGAGATTGAAACTGGACCTGGAGTCAGGAAATAACCAGACTGTGTACAACATAGTGAAGCGCTAACAAATGCCACGTGTTACATGATTAATTTAGTATCGATGCC is drawn from Anas platyrhynchos isolate ZD024472 breed Pekin duck chromosome 3, IASCAAS_PekinDuck_T2T, whole genome shotgun sequence and contains these coding sequences:
- the TMEM14A gene encoding transmembrane protein 14A; protein product: MAIDWIGFAYAALLAVGGVVGYTRKGSKISLAAGLTFGSVAGYGAYCVTCDPKNVKISLFSAFLLTLIMGMRFKRSKKLMPAGLVACLSLLMILRLVFMLM